The window TATTCGTGCCGTTGGAGATATTGCTGATAAGCGTGCTCTGGATGCCTTGTTGATACAGACTGAAGGCGAACAACGTGCTGAAGCTTTTCTGGCCCTTGGCAAGTTGCGTGATGTGCGGGCAGAATCTGCTCTGATCGCAGGACTGGAAGATGCTGATTCACAGGTGCGAATGAATGCTGCCATGGCCTTGGGGCCTTTGGGAGGCCCCGCTGCTGCTGCCGCCCTCTCAAAGACTGTAGAAGATGAAGTCCACGTCGTCCGTGAGTGGTCGGCCCGGTCGCTGGAAATGGTTACCGGGAAACCGGTCTTGTATCGTAATAGCCACGACGAGTATGTTCGTCCTTACCAGGTTTATCATTAGAAACAGGGGCGCGGCATGAGGTGCGTGGTACGTGGTGCGTGGCGTGAGGATAAATATGAACAAGGTGACACTTTGCGTATCGCTTAAAAACGCCTCCTTTTGGTTTTGTTGATAAAGAACTTGTCTTTACGAGGTTTTGGATGAACAACCGTTTACTGATAGTTCTTTCCGTGGTGCTCGAACCTCGAACCCTGTACCAGGATTCTATATGCTAAAAAACATCCTCAATCTTCCTGCTCTGGGCCCGATTATTCGGTCGACATGGACCTGGCGCCTGGTGCGTCTGATCATGCTGGCGCTATTGCTGGTGATGATTGCTTTTGGTTGGCACCAGCATGCCATTCCCGGTGTTAAGGTTCGCGATCCCTTGATGTACTCCAATTTCACGACCTTCAACCTTTGGGTTCTCTGGATGATGGGGATGGTAGTGGTTGCCATGGTTTTTGGCCGTTCCTGGTGTACCGTCTGCCCGGTGGGCTGGATTAATGGTGTCTTGAGTCGTTTCGGGCTGCGTCGTGAACTGCCTGCTTGGCTTAATAATTTTGTCCCGGTCACCCTGGTGCTGGTGTTCCTGCAGCTGTTAGTCTATTTTTTCTCCATACACCGCTATCCGGATTATACGGCCATTTTCCTGACCTGGATGTTGATACTGGCACTTGTCGCCGGGCTGATCTTTCGTCAGCGTTCCTTCTGTCTGCTACTCTGCCCTGCGGGGGCGGTATTCAGCCTTTATGCACGACTGGCCCCCTGGCAGTTGCGTGTTTCTGACAAGTCTGTTTGTGTCGGTTGCTCAGCCAAACCGTGCATCTCCACGGAGCCGGCATGGAGACAAGCTGCTCTCGGTGGAATGAGGTTCAGCTGGCGAACTCAACCGGAAGGTTGCCCGGTCGGGTTGGTGCCTGCAGAGATCAATGACAGCTCAGCGTGTACTCTCTGTCTTAACTGTGTCCAGACCTGCTGTAATGATAACGTCTCCCTTGGTGCTCGTAGATGGCCGGGAGATCTGAATAAACAGGGTTTACGTTTTGGTGAGACGCTTTTCTTCCTGGTTCTGCTCGGTCTGCTGACCGCCAACTTTGCCAAGGTTTATGTTGATCTGCGCGAATCTATTTTCTGGGTTCCTGAGACGCTGGCGCTATCCCTCGGTTGGGAGTCTGCAGGCTTTTATCCCTTGGCCGTGATCTGGGTTGGCTTGATTTTCCCTCTGTTACTTTTGCTTCCTGGCGTGATGGTTTATCTCGTCGGCCAAATTAAGGTCTCGACCCTGGAAGGGGAGCCTGCAAGTGCGCCCAGGGATGTATCGGTCGCTTCCATCCTTCCCGGTTTCATGTCTTTTCTCGGTCGCTTGGCGTTACCTCTGATACCACTGGTCCTCTCGGCACACTTTGCTTTGGCAATTGTTAAGTTGAATGCTAAATTCGGCTATCTGCCACTGGCTCTTCAGGATCCTTCCGGAGTGAAAAGTTTTCTGGCCATCAATGTCATGCAAACGCTTGCTCCCCCGGGAGTTCTCGTCCCTTTGGATGTCCTGAAATGGGTGATCGTTGTGATCCTGCTGTCAGGTTTTTTCCTTTCTGCTCTGGCAGCCAGAGCAGCAGCAAAGGCAGATTCTCAGAGACATGATGGAACGGATCGACCTTTCATGCTTGCAGCTCTGGTCTCTCTGGTCATACTCTCCTGGTTTTACGGTTCTACGGTGGTGGAATGGCTCTTCGTCAGATAACTTTTCTGGTCGGCATTGTTTTGCTGGCTGTGCTGGTATCGACCCCGGCTCAGGCCTGCTTCGGCCCTAAACTTTT of the Deltaproteobacteria bacterium IMCC39524 genome contains:
- a CDS encoding 4Fe-4S binding protein, giving the protein MLKNILNLPALGPIIRSTWTWRLVRLIMLALLLVMIAFGWHQHAIPGVKVRDPLMYSNFTTFNLWVLWMMGMVVVAMVFGRSWCTVCPVGWINGVLSRFGLRRELPAWLNNFVPVTLVLVFLQLLVYFFSIHRYPDYTAIFLTWMLILALVAGLIFRQRSFCLLLCPAGAVFSLYARLAPWQLRVSDKSVCVGCSAKPCISTEPAWRQAALGGMRFSWRTQPEGCPVGLVPAEINDSSACTLCLNCVQTCCNDNVSLGARRWPGDLNKQGLRFGETLFFLVLLGLLTANFAKVYVDLRESIFWVPETLALSLGWESAGFYPLAVIWVGLIFPLLLLLPGVMVYLVGQIKVSTLEGEPASAPRDVSVASILPGFMSFLGRLALPLIPLVLSAHFALAIVKLNAKFGYLPLALQDPSGVKSFLAINVMQTLAPPGVLVPLDVLKWVIVVILLSGFFLSALAARAAAKADSQRHDGTDRPFMLAALVSLVILSWFYGSTVVEWLFVR